A region from the Streptosporangium sp. NBC_01756 genome encodes:
- a CDS encoding MFS transporter: MLGALMLAALTFNTAENLPVGLLELISEDLRVSLSGVGLLVTCYGVTVAIASVPLAHVVRAVPRRHVLTGLLAALVVSSLVAALAPSYWLLLVARLLTALAQALFWAVMGPVAVGLFAPEVRGRVVGALSVAGSLALVLGVPAGTWLGRQSDWQVPIAMLAALGLVSLVTIAVLLPTSRPEEEPAAYASSPDVRRFGTVLAAGALSATGAFTGYTYIVTFLGDVSGFSPDAVSALFVVFGVACLAGVSITGALLDRFPQSALTTAVAVQAVGMLGLYAFGAHQVVAVVFLTLMGGALGPVFMTTQNAMLHCAPGRTDMAFAANSGAYNAGIAAGAALGGLVLPLAGVRGTFLAGGLLTVGSCAVLLGGRLLAGPRRTERSIP; encoded by the coding sequence GTGCTCGGGGCCCTGATGCTGGCCGCCCTCACCTTCAACACCGCGGAGAACCTGCCGGTCGGCCTCCTGGAGCTCATCTCCGAAGACCTGCGGGTGTCCCTGTCAGGGGTCGGTCTGCTGGTCACCTGTTACGGCGTGACGGTGGCCATCGCGTCTGTGCCGCTCGCCCACGTCGTGCGGGCCGTGCCCCGACGCCATGTGCTCACGGGACTGCTGGCCGCGCTCGTGGTGTCGAGTCTCGTTGCGGCGCTGGCCCCCTCTTACTGGCTGCTCCTCGTGGCGCGGCTGCTGACCGCGCTCGCCCAGGCGCTGTTCTGGGCCGTGATGGGGCCGGTCGCGGTGGGCCTGTTCGCACCCGAGGTCCGGGGGCGGGTGGTCGGGGCGCTGTCCGTGGCTGGTTCGCTCGCCCTCGTGCTCGGTGTTCCCGCCGGGACCTGGCTGGGCCGGCAGAGTGACTGGCAGGTGCCCATCGCCATGCTGGCGGCGCTGGGGCTCGTCTCGCTGGTGACGATCGCCGTTCTGCTGCCGACTTCGCGTCCGGAAGAGGAGCCCGCCGCGTACGCGAGCAGTCCCGACGTCCGGCGGTTCGGGACGGTGCTGGCGGCCGGGGCCCTGTCCGCCACCGGGGCGTTCACGGGATACACCTACATCGTGACGTTCCTGGGAGACGTGAGCGGGTTCTCCCCGGACGCGGTCAGCGCCCTGTTCGTGGTGTTCGGTGTCGCGTGTCTGGCCGGGGTGAGCATCACCGGGGCGTTACTGGACCGCTTTCCGCAGTCCGCGCTGACCACCGCCGTGGCCGTACAGGCGGTGGGCATGCTCGGCCTGTACGCGTTCGGTGCTCATCAGGTGGTGGCGGTGGTGTTCCTGACGCTGATGGGCGGCGCCCTCGGCCCGGTGTTCATGACCACCCAGAATGCGATGCTGCACTGCGCGCCGGGCCGTACGGACATGGCCTTCGCGGCGAACTCCGGTGCCTACAACGCCGGCATCGCGGCGGGCGCCGCGCTCGGCGGACTGGTCCTGCCGCTTGCCGGTGTGCGGGGCACCTTCCTCGCCGGCGGGCTGCTGACCGTCGGGTCCTGTGCCGTCCTGCTCGGCGGCCGGCTGCTCGCCGGGCCGCGCCGTACGGAACGCTCGATACCCTGA
- a CDS encoding TetR/AcrR family transcriptional regulator, producing the protein MPEEQRTVRRQARGLRRMEEILDAAELVITEVGYAEMTTNAVAARAGMSPGSLYQFFHNKDEILQGLLDRFTDGRREHWETRLTGDLAHMPLPELIDRLVDEIVAYKTTRPAYWALLHGSTTGDRLAAASEQLHLGVAGRLAGLFALRAPHLDGERRLVLATMAVAAVKAVMPLVAVAPPERAPELIAELKAMLLAYLAPGLTPSP; encoded by the coding sequence ATGCCCGAAGAGCAGCGCACGGTGAGGCGGCAGGCGCGCGGCCTCAGGCGCATGGAGGAGATCCTCGACGCGGCCGAACTGGTGATCACCGAGGTGGGATACGCCGAGATGACCACCAACGCGGTCGCCGCCCGGGCGGGGATGTCACCGGGCTCGCTGTACCAGTTCTTCCACAACAAGGACGAGATCCTGCAGGGGCTGCTCGACCGGTTCACCGACGGGCGGCGCGAACACTGGGAGACGCGGCTCACCGGCGACCTCGCGCACATGCCCCTGCCGGAGCTGATCGACCGGCTGGTCGACGAGATCGTCGCCTACAAGACCACCCGCCCGGCCTACTGGGCGCTCCTGCACGGTTCGACCACCGGCGACCGCCTGGCGGCCGCGTCCGAACAGCTCCACCTGGGGGTCGCCGGGCGGCTGGCCGGGCTCTTCGCGCTGCGTGCGCCCCACCTGGACGGCGAGCGCCGCCTGGTCCTCGCCACGATGGCGGTGGCGGCGGTCAAGGCGGTGATGCCCCTGGTCGCGGTCGCGCCGCCGGAACGGGCACCGGAGCTGATCGCCGAACTGAAGGCCATGCTGCTGGCCTACCTGGCCCCCGGCCTGACCCCGTCTCCGTAG
- a CDS encoding MMPL family transporter translates to MKTDTRPAVAPPAVPRLRRLGYLLVRRRRLVMIMSLLATLAMAVLAAGAVGGLSLARFEAPGSESDRAGAELAERFGTGSVDLILLVTARSGDVNAPAVAAAGQALTRELAASGGVAEAASYWTRGRPATLRSEDGRHALIVARIPGDADAVRSRILPELVPRLTKGNEVISVRSGGGEEVFRQTVPQARQDFVRAEMVIFPLVFVLLWLFLRRAVAALLPILVGVSAMVTALALLRGVLLFADVSTFALNLTLAMGLGLGIDYSLFVISRFREEVARGHGLHEAVARSVERAGRTVIFSGVTVAASVAVLLALPFDFLRSFAYAGIAVVVGGMAGAVVVLPAILGAVGHRVLPRRDRGERTEGFWHALATRVMRRPVVYGGVATLVLLMLGSPFLGLRFGVADDRVLPASAPARQTQEVIRAGFPAEETDALQIVSTGPAADVAGYATTLSRLPGVAQVDSAAGSFAAGRRVGDGDPARFTGTEGTWLSVVPSAELMEDDPVRLVERVRAVRAPFGVLVGGYPAELADYRSSVVDRLPLLLAVMLTVTFVVLFLMTGSVLIPLKATVLNLLSMSVMFGALVWVYQDGHLSGLLGFTPTGTLDPSIPILMFCVAYGLSMDYEVFVLSRIREEYGRTGDTPAAVAAGLQRSAPLITAAGAILALSFAVYASAGVVFVQMLGVGMAVAILVDATVIRAVLVPAFMRLAGPANWWAPAPLRRLHARLGMSD, encoded by the coding sequence ATGAAAACCGATACGCGCCCCGCCGTGGCGCCACCGGCCGTTCCACGTCTACGCAGGCTGGGATACCTGCTGGTCCGCCGCCGCCGGCTGGTGATGATCATGTCCCTGCTGGCCACGCTCGCCATGGCCGTGCTGGCGGCCGGCGCGGTGGGCGGCCTGTCGCTGGCCCGCTTCGAGGCGCCGGGCTCGGAGTCCGACCGGGCGGGGGCCGAGCTCGCCGAGCGGTTCGGCACCGGCAGCGTGGACCTGATCCTCCTCGTCACCGCCAGGAGCGGCGACGTGAACGCCCCCGCCGTCGCCGCCGCCGGGCAGGCGCTGACACGGGAGCTGGCCGCGTCGGGCGGGGTCGCCGAGGCGGCCTCCTACTGGACGCGGGGCCGTCCGGCGACCCTGCGCAGCGAGGACGGCCGCCACGCGCTGATCGTCGCCCGCATCCCCGGTGACGCCGATGCCGTGCGCTCCCGGATCCTTCCGGAGCTGGTACCCCGGCTCACCAAGGGGAACGAGGTGATCTCGGTCAGGTCCGGCGGGGGCGAGGAGGTGTTCCGGCAGACCGTCCCGCAGGCCAGACAGGACTTCGTCCGGGCCGAGATGGTGATCTTCCCCCTCGTCTTCGTGCTGCTCTGGCTGTTCCTGCGCCGCGCGGTCGCCGCCCTGCTGCCGATCCTGGTGGGCGTGTCCGCCATGGTGACGGCGCTGGCGCTGCTGCGCGGGGTCCTGCTGTTCGCCGACGTCTCCACCTTCGCGCTGAACCTGACCCTGGCCATGGGCCTCGGTCTGGGCATCGACTATTCGCTGTTCGTGATCTCCCGGTTCCGGGAGGAGGTGGCTCGGGGGCACGGTCTCCACGAGGCCGTCGCGCGCAGCGTGGAGCGGGCCGGCCGTACGGTGATCTTCAGTGGGGTGACCGTCGCCGCCTCCGTCGCGGTGCTGCTGGCGCTGCCGTTCGACTTCCTGCGCTCCTTCGCCTACGCCGGGATCGCGGTCGTCGTCGGCGGGATGGCCGGTGCGGTCGTCGTACTGCCCGCGATCCTGGGCGCGGTGGGCCACCGGGTGCTGCCCCGACGTGATCGGGGCGAACGGACCGAGGGGTTCTGGCACGCCCTGGCCACCCGGGTCATGCGCAGGCCGGTGGTCTACGGAGGCGTGGCCACACTCGTCCTGCTCATGCTCGGCTCGCCGTTCCTGGGACTGCGCTTCGGTGTCGCCGACGACCGGGTCCTGCCCGCCTCCGCTCCCGCCCGGCAGACCCAGGAGGTGATCCGGGCCGGCTTCCCCGCCGAGGAGACCGACGCGCTGCAGATCGTCTCGACGGGCCCGGCGGCGGACGTGGCGGGATACGCCACGACGCTGTCCCGGCTGCCGGGCGTGGCGCAGGTCGACTCCGCGGCCGGCTCCTTCGCGGCGGGCCGCCGGGTCGGCGACGGGGATCCGGCGCGGTTCACCGGAACGGAGGGGACCTGGCTGTCGGTGGTGCCCTCGGCCGAACTGATGGAGGACGATCCCGTCCGCCTCGTCGAGCGGGTCAGGGCGGTCCGGGCACCGTTCGGGGTGCTGGTCGGCGGCTACCCCGCCGAGCTCGCCGACTACCGCTCCTCGGTGGTCGACCGGTTGCCGCTGCTGCTGGCCGTCATGCTCACGGTGACCTTCGTCGTGCTGTTCCTGATGACCGGGAGCGTGCTGATCCCGTTGAAGGCGACCGTGCTGAACCTGCTGAGCATGTCGGTGATGTTCGGCGCGCTGGTCTGGGTCTACCAGGACGGCCACCTGTCCGGGCTGCTCGGCTTCACCCCGACGGGCACCCTCGATCCGAGCATCCCGATCCTGATGTTCTGCGTCGCCTACGGGCTGTCGATGGACTACGAGGTGTTCGTGCTGTCGCGGATCAGGGAGGAGTACGGGCGCACGGGTGACACCCCGGCGGCGGTCGCGGCGGGCCTGCAGCGCAGCGCCCCGCTGATCACGGCGGCGGGTGCGATCCTGGCGCTCTCCTTCGCCGTCTACGCGAGCGCGGGGGTGGTGTTCGTGCAGATGCTCGGGGTCGGCATGGCCGTCGCGATCCTCGTGGACGCCACAGTCATCCGGGCGGTCCTCGTCCCGGCCTTCATGAGGCTGGCCGGTCCGGCCAACTGGTGGGCACCGGCCCCGCTGCGCCGCCTGCACGCCCGCCTGGGTATGTCCGACTGA
- a CDS encoding lactonase family protein — protein sequence MTELAYIGGYTPDTGGSGAGITLVDLDGLVRLGETEASGPSFLAAHPHLPILYAVGEGEQGTVSVFGRADDGALTLLARRPSEGSFPCQLAVDPSGTLLAVANYGDGTVSVHGIDGSGLLTDLWTFPHREGSHAHQAVFGPDGVLYVTDLGTDEVRRHLVDGEVTAHPGGPVRLASGMGPRHMARSGDRWYVAGELDGTVRVYDEAWRELRAVPAGAGGGENAPSHLEVSGGYVYVGNRGPDTISVFSAALDPIAEVGCGGVWPRHFAVAGDRMYVANQRSDGVAVLAVQDGIPRFDGEVFAVGTPSFVLPHA from the coding sequence ATGACTGAGCTTGCGTATATCGGTGGGTACACCCCTGACACCGGCGGATCGGGCGCGGGGATCACGCTGGTGGATCTGGACGGCCTCGTACGGCTCGGCGAGACGGAGGCCTCGGGCCCGTCCTTCCTCGCCGCCCACCCCCATCTCCCGATCCTTTACGCGGTGGGGGAGGGCGAGCAGGGCACGGTGAGCGTCTTCGGCCGCGCCGACGACGGGGCCCTGACCCTCCTCGCCCGGCGGCCGAGTGAGGGGTCGTTCCCCTGCCAGCTGGCCGTCGACCCCTCGGGCACCCTGCTCGCGGTGGCCAACTACGGCGACGGCACGGTGAGCGTGCACGGGATCGACGGCTCCGGCCTGCTCACCGACCTGTGGACCTTCCCGCACCGGGAGGGCTCCCACGCACACCAGGCCGTCTTCGGCCCCGACGGCGTGCTGTACGTCACCGACCTGGGCACCGACGAGGTCCGCCGCCACCTCGTCGACGGCGAGGTGACGGCGCATCCCGGCGGTCCGGTACGGCTCGCGTCCGGCATGGGCCCCCGGCACATGGCCCGGTCCGGGGACCGCTGGTACGTCGCCGGGGAGCTGGACGGCACGGTCCGGGTCTACGACGAGGCCTGGCGCGAGCTCCGGGCCGTCCCCGCCGGTGCCGGCGGGGGCGAGAACGCCCCCTCGCACCTGGAGGTGTCCGGCGGATACGTCTACGTCGGCAACCGGGGTCCCGACACGATCTCGGTGTTCTCCGCCGCCCTGGACCCGATCGCGGAGGTCGGCTGCGGGGGCGTCTGGCCGAGGCACTTCGCCGTCGCCGGCGACCGGATGTACGTGGCCAACCAGCGCTCCGACGGCGTCGCCGTACTGGCGGTGCAGGACGGGATCCCGCGGTTCGACGGGGAGGTGTTCGCGGTGGGCACCCCTTCGTTCGTACTGCCGCACGCCTGA
- a CDS encoding N,N-dimethylformamidase beta subunit family domain-containing protein has translation MFRVPLCMAVALTLTLVVGCSAPGGSATSGDGSFAQESPSPAGGAAPAGRAGAADVTQAARDATVAENARAGDPRWRLREPGAEHEIEGFADRVSVLPGEDFRLYVSTTADHYTARAFRMGWYGGAGARQVWKSGELPGRRQAPPRTVTATRTVTAAHWRPGPEVDTSDWPEGTYLIRLDAATGGRRYVPLTVRSASTRGRLVIVNAVTTWQAYNDWGGRSLYKGPGGFADRSRAVSFDRPYDTSGARLFLDMERDAVALAERDGLPLAYVTDVELDRDPHVLDGARGLVSLGHDEYWSDRMRRTVEAARDHGTNIAFLGANAVYWRIRFAATPLGPGRLVVCHKDAAEDPTTTLWRESGRPESSLTGPMYDCYPSESAYVVARPGNWIFKGTGVRRGTSFPGMAGVETDRVGAGAPRPMEVLSVSPVDCGGRTTVAHSAYYTVPSGAAVFSSGTMRWVCAMRGARCGHGVTGRAGAFVRRATGNILRAFAAGPAGRSHPADDNLESLGLAGPVLR, from the coding sequence ATGTTCCGAGTGCCGCTGTGCATGGCCGTCGCGCTGACGCTGACCCTGGTCGTCGGGTGCTCCGCCCCCGGCGGGTCCGCGACCTCCGGAGACGGCTCCTTCGCGCAAGAGAGCCCCTCCCCGGCCGGTGGTGCGGCTCCGGCGGGGAGGGCGGGCGCCGCCGACGTCACCCAGGCGGCGAGAGACGCCACCGTGGCCGAGAACGCCAGGGCGGGAGACCCGCGCTGGCGGCTCCGTGAGCCCGGCGCCGAGCACGAGATCGAGGGCTTCGCCGACCGGGTGAGCGTACTGCCGGGGGAGGACTTCCGGCTGTACGTCTCGACCACGGCCGACCACTACACCGCCCGTGCCTTCCGGATGGGCTGGTACGGCGGAGCCGGGGCCAGGCAGGTCTGGAAGTCCGGCGAGCTGCCCGGCCGGAGGCAGGCTCCGCCCAGGACGGTCACAGCCACCCGCACGGTGACCGCCGCCCACTGGAGACCGGGCCCCGAGGTGGACACCTCCGACTGGCCCGAGGGCACCTACCTGATCCGGCTGGACGCCGCCACCGGAGGTCGGCGTTACGTCCCCCTCACGGTCAGATCCGCCTCCACCCGGGGCCGCCTGGTCATCGTCAACGCGGTCACCACCTGGCAGGCCTACAACGACTGGGGTGGCCGCAGCCTCTACAAGGGGCCCGGCGGCTTCGCGGACAGGTCCCGCGCGGTCAGCTTCGACCGCCCCTACGACACCTCCGGGGCCCGGCTCTTCCTGGACATGGAACGCGACGCCGTCGCACTCGCCGAGCGCGACGGCCTGCCCCTCGCCTACGTCACGGACGTGGAGCTCGACCGCGACCCCCACGTCCTCGACGGCGCCCGGGGCCTGGTCTCCCTCGGCCACGACGAATACTGGTCGGACCGCATGCGCCGCACCGTCGAGGCGGCCCGCGACCACGGCACCAACATCGCCTTCCTGGGAGCCAACGCCGTCTACTGGCGGATCCGTTTCGCCGCGACGCCCCTGGGTCCCGGCCGCCTCGTCGTCTGCCACAAGGACGCGGCCGAGGATCCCACGACGACCCTCTGGCGGGAGAGCGGCAGGCCGGAGAGCTCCCTGACGGGTCCGATGTACGACTGCTATCCCTCCGAGTCCGCCTACGTGGTCGCCCGTCCCGGAAACTGGATCTTCAAGGGGACCGGGGTCCGGCGCGGCACCTCCTTCCCCGGCATGGCCGGGGTGGAGACCGACCGGGTCGGCGCGGGCGCGCCCCGTCCCATGGAGGTCCTGTCGGTCTCCCCGGTCGACTGCGGCGGCCGGACCACGGTCGCGCACAGCGCCTACTACACCGTGCCGAGCGGCGCCGCGGTGTTCAGCTCCGGCACGATGCGCTGGGTGTGCGCGATGAGAGGCGCCCGCTGCGGCCACGGCGTCACCGGACGGGCCGGTGCCTTCGTCCGGAGAGCCACCGGGAACATCCTGCGAGCCTTCGCGGCCGGACCGGCCGGGCGCAGCCACCCGGCCGACGACAACCTCGAATCCCTGGGGCTGGCCGGACCGGTGCTCCGTTGA
- a CDS encoding 6-phosphofructokinase, producing the protein MRIGVLTGGGDCPGLNAVIRAVVRKGVSVYGHEFVGFRDGWRGPLEGDTMPLDIHAVRGILPRGGTILGSSRTNPIKIDGGVEKIKDNLLASGVDALIAIGGEDTLGVAKELFDRGVKVVGVPKTIDNDLNATDYTFGFDTAVNIATEAIDRLHTTAESHHRALICEVMGRHAGWIALHAGMAGGANVILIPEKPFDIDRVCAYVESRFKTRYAPIIVVAEGAHPIEGQMASQAGELDSFGHVRLGGIGEVLAKEIEKRTGKEARTTVLGHIQRGGTPTAFDRVLATRFGLQAIDAVHDGQFGVMVALQGTDIVRVGLAEATKELKTVPVSRYEEAEVFFG; encoded by the coding sequence ATGCGTATTGGAGTGCTAACCGGAGGCGGCGACTGCCCCGGCCTGAACGCCGTTATCCGGGCGGTCGTGCGCAAGGGGGTAAGCGTCTACGGGCACGAGTTCGTCGGATTCCGCGACGGCTGGCGCGGCCCGCTCGAAGGCGACACCATGCCGCTGGACATCCATGCCGTGCGGGGCATCCTGCCGCGTGGCGGCACGATCCTCGGCTCGTCGCGGACCAACCCGATCAAGATCGACGGCGGCGTCGAGAAGATCAAGGACAACTTGCTGGCGAGCGGGGTCGACGCGCTGATCGCGATCGGCGGCGAAGACACCCTGGGGGTCGCCAAGGAGCTCTTCGACAGGGGAGTGAAGGTCGTCGGGGTGCCGAAGACGATCGACAACGACCTCAACGCCACCGACTACACCTTCGGATTCGATACCGCCGTCAACATCGCCACCGAGGCGATCGACCGGCTGCACACCACCGCCGAGTCCCACCACCGCGCGCTGATCTGCGAGGTCATGGGCCGGCACGCGGGCTGGATCGCCCTGCACGCGGGCATGGCCGGCGGCGCCAACGTCATCCTCATCCCGGAGAAGCCCTTCGACATCGACCGGGTGTGCGCCTACGTCGAGTCCCGCTTCAAGACCCGTTACGCACCGATCATCGTCGTCGCGGAGGGAGCCCACCCGATCGAGGGACAGATGGCGTCGCAGGCGGGTGAGCTCGACTCCTTCGGCCATGTCCGGCTGGGCGGCATCGGCGAGGTGCTCGCCAAGGAGATCGAGAAGCGGACCGGCAAGGAGGCCCGCACCACCGTGCTCGGCCACATCCAGCGCGGCGGCACGCCCACGGCCTTCGACCGGGTGCTGGCCACCCGGTTCGGCCTGCAGGCCATCGACGCCGTGCACGACGGCCAGTTCGGCGTCATGGTCGCGCTGCAGGGCACCGACATCGTCCGGGTCGGTCTCGCCGAGGCCACCAAGGAGCTGAAGACCGTGCCGGTCAGCCGCTACGAGGAGGCCGAGGTCTTCTTCGGCTGA
- a CDS encoding RNA polymerase sigma factor: MADIPPEDLRQTMRDPEAFEVFYRRHAERVSRFVARRMTDPHMVDDLTTDVFLAAVDTADTYRPDRGSQEAWLFGIARNVVASELRRAARELHKSGRAAGRRPLDGDDIARLEERIDAERAARPLLSAIARLPKSLRAVAELVDIDGLSVTDAAAALRIRVATARVRLHRAHRRLMTESGNRPETILEGSS; this comes from the coding sequence ATGGCAGACATTCCACCGGAGGATCTCCGGCAGACGATGCGAGATCCCGAGGCGTTCGAGGTCTTCTACCGAAGACATGCCGAACGCGTGAGCCGCTTCGTGGCCCGCCGGATGACCGATCCGCACATGGTGGACGACCTCACCACCGATGTCTTCCTGGCCGCCGTCGACACGGCGGACACCTACCGGCCCGACCGGGGCAGCCAGGAGGCGTGGCTGTTCGGCATCGCGCGCAACGTGGTGGCGTCCGAGCTGCGCAGAGCGGCCAGGGAACTGCACAAGAGCGGCAGGGCCGCAGGGCGCCGCCCCCTGGACGGCGACGACATCGCGCGTCTGGAGGAACGCATCGACGCCGAACGGGCCGCCCGCCCGCTGCTGTCGGCCATCGCGCGGCTGCCCAAGAGCCTGAGGGCCGTGGCCGAACTGGTGGACATCGACGGCCTGTCCGTCACCGATGCCGCCGCCGCCCTGCGCATCCGCGTCGCCACCGCCCGGGTGCGGCTGCATCGCGCGCACCGCCGGCTCATGACCGAGTCCGGCAACCGCCCGGAGACCATCTTGGAAGGATCGTCATGA
- a CDS encoding MHYT domain-containing protein yields MSHVDHFSYGLLTPVLAYVMSGIGCLLGLLLTARARVTTGPSRLRWLIGGALSIGGTGVWGMHFIAMMGFTVGGRIRYDVPMTIGSAVPAVVVVCAGLFLASRGDERLVPLLGGGLLTGLGMAGMHYVGMFAMNMSARISYDPLLVGLSVVIAIAASTVALWFTRRVDGALATGGAALIMAIAVCGMHYVGMFAVEVQSQVSLTPVTGMRGGDFILPTLVVVSLLTLGLLLAVVLSPSEQEQQDDDALLAQLETLQSAAPPLTPSASPSASPAGAPERPSLFDPGKS; encoded by the coding sequence ATGTCTCACGTAGACCACTTCTCCTACGGCCTGCTCACCCCCGTGCTGGCCTATGTCATGTCGGGCATCGGCTGCCTGCTGGGCCTGCTGCTCACCGCGAGGGCACGGGTGACCACCGGTCCGTCCCGGCTGCGATGGCTGATCGGCGGGGCACTGTCCATCGGCGGCACCGGCGTCTGGGGCATGCACTTCATCGCCATGATGGGGTTCACCGTAGGCGGCCGGATCCGCTACGACGTACCCATGACGATCGGTTCGGCGGTGCCGGCGGTGGTCGTCGTCTGCGCCGGCCTGTTCCTGGCCTCCCGCGGGGACGAGAGGCTGGTCCCTCTTCTCGGCGGTGGGCTGCTCACCGGTCTCGGTATGGCCGGGATGCACTACGTCGGCATGTTCGCGATGAACATGTCGGCGCGCATCTCCTACGACCCGCTGCTGGTGGGGCTCTCGGTGGTGATCGCGATAGCCGCCTCGACCGTGGCGCTCTGGTTCACCCGGCGGGTCGACGGCGCGCTCGCCACCGGCGGCGCGGCCCTGATCATGGCCATCGCGGTATGCGGCATGCACTACGTCGGCATGTTCGCGGTGGAGGTGCAGTCCCAGGTCTCCCTGACACCGGTCACCGGGATGCGGGGCGGAGACTTCATCCTGCCCACCCTGGTCGTGGTCAGCCTGCTGACGCTCGGCCTGTTGCTGGCCGTGGTGCTGTCGCCTTCGGAGCAGGAACAGCAGGACGACGACGCGCTGCTGGCACAGCTGGAGACCCTGCAGAGCGCGGCTCCGCCCCTCACCCCGTCCGCATCGCCGTCCGCATCGCCGGCCGGGGCACCGGAGCGGCCCTCGCTGTTCGACCCCGGCAAGAGCTGA
- a CDS encoding alpha/beta hydrolase, translated as MSDTYGAAAGAADTRTGDAVRSVPAAALEGLHVRDSGGTGDPVLLLHGIGGSADSFTEQFAALSPRHRVLAWDAPGYARSADPDAAPGMSGYAALAALLLRERGAAPAHVVGVSWGGVIATRLALEHPDVLRSLVLVDSLRGSGRTATQAAAMRSRAAELGDLGPAAFAAARGPRLVSPEAPPELVERVAAAMARSIRLPGYAYAASSMAETDHSDALGTLTVPTLVAAGDRDLVTGVVESEAIVAAVPGARLTVIEGAGHLSNVERPEEFNHLLMEWLA; from the coding sequence ATGAGTGACACCTACGGTGCCGCGGCGGGCGCGGCGGACACCCGCACCGGCGATGCCGTGCGATCCGTCCCCGCGGCCGCCCTGGAGGGCCTCCATGTCCGTGACAGCGGCGGGACGGGCGATCCGGTACTGCTGCTGCACGGCATCGGCGGCAGCGCCGACTCCTTCACCGAGCAGTTCGCCGCCCTGTCGCCCCGCCATCGGGTGCTGGCCTGGGACGCGCCCGGCTACGCCCGTTCGGCCGATCCGGACGCGGCACCCGGCATGTCCGGTTACGCCGCGCTCGCGGCGCTGCTGCTGCGGGAACGCGGAGCGGCCCCCGCACACGTGGTGGGAGTCTCCTGGGGCGGCGTGATCGCCACCCGGCTCGCGCTTGAGCATCCTGACGTGCTCCGGTCGCTTGTGCTGGTCGACTCGCTGCGCGGTTCCGGCCGTACGGCCACGCAGGCTGCGGCGATGCGATCCCGGGCGGCCGAGCTGGGCGACCTCGGCCCGGCCGCGTTCGCCGCGGCCCGAGGTCCGAGGCTGGTGTCCCCCGAGGCGCCCCCCGAACTGGTGGAGCGGGTGGCGGCCGCGATGGCCCGGTCGATCCGGCTGCCCGGCTATGCCTACGCCGCCTCGTCGATGGCCGAGACCGATCACAGCGACGCGCTCGGCACGCTCACCGTACCCACGCTGGTCGCCGCCGGTGACCGTGACCTCGTCACCGGCGTGGTGGAGAGCGAGGCCATCGTCGCGGCGGTGCCCGGTGCGCGGCTTACCGTGATCGAGGGCGCCGGGCACCTGTCCAATGTGGAACGTCCCGAAGAGTTCAACCACCTGCTGATGGAGTGGCTCGCATAG
- a CDS encoding aspartate dehydrogenase domain-containing protein encodes MRVAVLGSGAIGGVVISALESGEVPGARLTAVVNLGDSLEDALPLADLVVECAGQRALAELGPKVIDAGKDLLVVSIGALTDDALHERLRGGPGRLFLTSGAIGGLDLLRAAALMAPLETVRIVTTKKPSTLGVPDTGGPVEVMRGPARQIAAAFPKSTNVAAAVALAAGSFDIVEAVVMADPAATLTSHVITASGPAGDYRFEIRNRPSEQNPASSQVVPHAVLAALRELAR; translated from the coding sequence ATGCGGGTAGCCGTGCTGGGCAGCGGCGCGATCGGCGGTGTGGTCATCTCCGCACTGGAATCCGGGGAGGTTCCGGGCGCCCGGTTGACCGCCGTGGTGAACCTCGGCGACTCGCTGGAGGATGCCCTCCCCCTCGCCGACCTCGTGGTCGAATGCGCCGGGCAACGCGCCCTGGCCGAACTCGGCCCCAAGGTGATCGACGCCGGCAAGGATCTGCTCGTCGTCTCGATCGGCGCGCTCACCGACGACGCCCTGCACGAGCGGCTGCGCGGCGGACCCGGCCGGCTCTTCCTCACCTCGGGCGCGATCGGCGGACTGGACCTGCTCCGCGCCGCCGCGCTGATGGCGCCGCTGGAGACGGTACGGATCGTCACCACCAAGAAGCCGTCCACCCTGGGCGTCCCGGATACGGGCGGGCCGGTGGAGGTCATGCGCGGTCCGGCCAGGCAGATCGCGGCGGCCTTCCCCAAGTCCACCAACGTGGCCGCGGCGGTGGCGCTCGCGGCCGGTTCCTTCGACATCGTCGAGGCGGTCGTCATGGCCGACCCCGCCGCCACGCTGACCTCGCATGTGATCACCGCATCGGGACCGGCGGGCGACTACCGGTTCGAGATCCGCAACCGGCCGTCGGAGCAGAACCCGGCCAGCAGCCAGGTCGTGCCGCACGCCGTACTGGCGGCGCTGAGGGAACTGGCGCGATGA